A single genomic interval of Pyrus communis chromosome 7, drPyrComm1.1, whole genome shotgun sequence harbors:
- the LOC137738997 gene encoding pentatricopeptide repeat-containing protein At5g40400 translates to MSRASTRSVTRTWVLPTNSRSRRKPFSPINFSPKISAFSSSSSSSSSALQTIPDSPYKPISNPISNPLYHFLPQTQNPNNTVDLICSSLKQGKPHLALLQNDIKGLLPHLGAREISRVLLRFQSDHSSAVAFFNWVKNDLGLRPSTQNYCIVVHILACCKKFPKAMNLLRELIVLLGRDVSPKDDIFRSLVSCTEDCNWDPVVFDMLIKAYVKAGMIRDGLSTFRKIVDVGFVPSVVSCNCLLNGLVKLNRIDQCWDVYEEMGRIGIHPNVYTFNILINVLCKDGDVEKVNAFMEKIEEEGFDPDIVTYNTLISSYCRKGRMEDAFYLYKIMYRRGVVPDMVSYTALMNGLCKQGKVREAHQIFHRMVDRGLDQDAVTYNTLISGYCREGKMQECRLLLHEMIRKGICPDDFTCRVVVEGYGKEGKLLSALNLVVELQKFQISISHRIYDYLIVALCRENHPFAAKSLLERSFQDGYLPGLDTYNNLIESLCESHHFTEALLLKTEMVCKNIKPNLTTYRTLICCLCQTNRTAEGESLMEEMTESGLAPDLEICRALIKGYCNERDVDKAEALLGFFAKEFQVFDSESYNALVQVLCEDGDMAKLLELQERMMKLGFAPNSLTFKYVIHGLWKTATPDKEKLCVL, encoded by the coding sequence ATGAGTCGCGCTTCAACTCGTTCCGTAACTCGGACCTGGGTTTTACCGACGAACTCTCGCAGTCGCAGAAAACCATTTTCCCCCATTAATTTCTCACCAAAAATCTCagctttctcttcttcttcttcttcttcttcgtcagcACTGCAGACAATCCCAGACTCTCCCTACAAACCAATCTCCAACCCAATCTCCAACCCACTTTACCATTTTCTcccccaaacccaaaaccctaacaaCACAGTCGATCTCATCTGCTCCTCCCTCAAGCAAGGAAAACCCCATCTTGCCCTCCTCCAAAATGACATCAAAGGGCTTCTTCCCCACCTGGGTGCGCGGGAAATTTCGAGGGTTTTACTCAGGTTTCAATCCGATCACTCCTCGGCTGTTGCTTTTTTCAACTGGGTCAAAAATGATTTGGGTCTCAGACCCTCCACCCAGAATTACTGCATTGTTGTTCATATTCTTGCGTGCTGTAAAAAGTTCCCGAAAGCCATGAATTTGTTGAGGGAGTTGATAGTGTTGTTGGGTAGAGATGTTTCACCAAAAGATGACATTTTTCGGAGTTTGGTTTCGTGCACCGAAGATTGCAACTGGGATCCGGTTGTTTTCGATATGCTCATCAAGGCTTATGTGAAAGCAGGTATGATCAGAGATGGTTTAAGCACTTTTAGAAAGATTGTAGATGTTGGTTTTGTTCCGAGTGTGGTTTCTTGTAATTGTCTCTTGAATGGGTTGGTGAAGTTGAATCGAATTGATCAGTGTTGGGATGTGTATGAGGAGATGGGAAGGATTGGGATACACCCAAATGTGTATACTTTCAATATTTTGATCAATGTTTTGTGTAAAGATGGAGATGTCGAGAAAGTGAATGCGTTTATGGAGAAGATTGAAGAAGAAGGATTTGATCCGGATATTGTGACGTATAACACGCTGATTAGTAGCTATTGTCGAAAAGGAAGGATGGAAGATGCATTTTATTTGTATAAGATCATGTATAGGAGAGGTGTGGTGCCGGATATGGTTTCGTACACTGCCTTGATGAATGGTCTTTGTAAGCAAGGGAAGGTAAGGGAGGCTCATCAGATTTTTCATCGGATGGTCGATAGGGGGTTGGATCAAGACGCTGTGACGTATAACACTCTTATTAGTGGTTATTGCCGCGAGGGGAAGATGCAAGAGTGCAGATTACTGTTGCACGAGATGATCAGAAAGGGAATTTGTCCAGATGATTTCACTTGTCGGGTAGTCGTAGAAGGATATGGCAAAGAAGGTAAACTGCTCTCTGCTCTGAATTTGGTCGTCGAGCTTCAAAAATTTCAGATATCGATTTCTCATCGTATTTACGATTATCTAATAGTTGCATTGTGTCGAGAAAATCATCCGTTTGCAGCTAAAAGTCTATTAGAAAGAAGTTTCCAGGATGGTTATCTTCCTGGTTTGGATACCTATAACAATCTAATCGAGTCTCTCTGCGAAAGCCACCACTTTACAGAGGCATTGCTTTTGAAAACCGAGATGGTATGTAAGAACATTAAACCCAATCTTACGACATACAGAACTCTAATTTGCTGTCTCTGCCAAACAAACAGAACAGCAGAAGGTGAATCGCTAATGGAAGAGATGACTGAATCCGGTTTGGCTCCTGATCTCGAAATATGCAGGGCGTTGATAAAGGGGTACTGCAACGAAAGAGATGTCGATAAAGCGGAAGCTTTGTTAGGATTCTTTGCCAAAGAATTTCAAGTTTTTGACAGTGAAAGTTACAATGCACTTGTCCAGGTTTTGTGTGAGGATGGTGATATGGCTAAGTTGCTGGAGTTGCAGGAGAGGATGATGAAACTAGGGTTTGCGCCGAACAGCCTTACGTTTAAGTATGTGATCCATGGATTGTGGAAAACTGCGACGCCGGATAAAGAAAAACTTTGTGTGTTATAA
- the LOC137738996 gene encoding zinc finger CCCH domain-containing protein 41-like: MSQLSIDFEGSMELKVSSPKPGGLSPSDCISDPEEKELSDDDDDDRNHKHRRRDTRSQSLETDTLDQVITRPFRNRNKPFVNGNSFRDNDSQASTPWRNQNSTDFSVKFDKRRPGSTSLPRAPFDLNQRIRANQAFPGDLAPGRGRGRDYGSWSQRGPRFNSDFASQMVQQGSIRPSLFPGRGLPNVSSAQSGSWNAFGLIPGIPNGSMDTLHSIGLQGTLRPPIHSSLNMGIPLPRCRDFEERGFCLRGDMCPMEHGVNRIVIEDVQSLSQFNLPVSIPNAHLLGKPTGPGSLPSVSASSTALLNSKSLYGKTSKTAVTDDGLGLNGSYSGPGYADGADLYDPDQPLWNNNCPETSNALLGLQSPRNDETETLSNDADNEFPIRSVGTASSSQSTSMSVWGRIGSSKSRLDVKEKIDPVINSSDYIESDTNEGKEALVNIQTPLRQGKRIIAEDGPNTMDSLPKTPFDSTRNIRRPSQKALRTLFVYGIPQKNNKREALLSHFQKFGEVIDIYIPSNSERAFIQFSRREEAEAALTAPDAVMGNRFIRLWWANRDRIPDEGTGTPSIFSGTPHGVTTGSVPPHSSGASISKDNLQSAAPKDSIVHASDASLPAINNSKPITSNGPKAPPLQKKLDSLEQLKEELRKKQEMLAQKRNDFRRQLDKLEKQATGPKGETDTEQAAKRPKVGTTTEAGKAVTPSSSNPAPADAMHAEMTDKNKSGESIVSCSPKPSTPVVLQQSPSLKLQTIRPLGPLGLPSPLNRYKLDNRPTGFKILPPLPAGFANVAIMKEHFSPYGDLSNAEFEDLESREGDSELEKSKDCPARITFTTRRSAERAFLNGKCWEGHDLKFMWLTSSTGNDRSGRENSPSTTPKGPLLADAQPADKEACIDSQEAAASRNGPEHSEQISGVEDMESDEHAEPSPRSTSGDKESSQGDAL; encoded by the exons ATGAGCCAactttctattgattttgaaggATCAATGGAGTTAAAAGTTTCATCTCCAAAACCGGGGGGCCTTTCTCCTTCTGATTGCATTAGTGATCCTGAGGAGAAGgaattaagtgatgatgatgatgacgatcGAAACCACAAGCATCGTAGACGAGACACTCGCTCTCAGTCTTTGGAGACAGATACTCTTGATCAAGTTATAACAAGGCCATTCAGAAACCGAaacaaaccttttgtaaacggGAACTCTTTTAGGGATAATGACTCTCAAGCGAGTACACCATGGAGAAATCAAAATTCCACTGACTTTTCTGTAAAGTTTGATAAAAGACGCCCGGGGTCAACATCACTGCCTCGAGCACCTTTTGATTTAAATCAAAGAATCCGGGCAAACCAAGCATTTCCTGGAGACCTTGCTCCTGGTAGGGGAAGAGGAAGGGACTATGGATCATGGAGCCAACGTGGTCCTAGGTTCAACTCAGATTTTGCTTCTCAAATGGTTCAGCAGGGCTCCATTCGTCCGAGTCTTTTTCCCGGGCGTGGATTGCCAAATGTTTCCAGTGCACAAAGTGGATCCTGGAATGCATTTGGATTGATTCCAGGAATACCAAATGGTTCCATGGATACACTACATTCCATTGGCTTGCAAGGAACACTCCGACCACCAATCCATTCTTCATTAAACATGGGGATTCCTCTCCCAAGATGTAGAGACTTTGAGGAGCGTGGATTTTGTCTTAGAGGAGATATGTGCCCAATGGAGCATGGTGTGAATCGGATTGTTATTGAAGATGTCCAG AGTCTTTCTCAGTTCAACCTCCCTGTTTCAATTCCGAATGCACACTTACTGGGAAAACCCACAGGCCCTGGATCTCTACCATCAGTGAGTGCATCCTCAACTGCATTGCTGAATAGCAAAAGCTTATATGGAAAAACGAGCAAGACTGCTGTCACTGATGATGGCTTGGGCTTGAATGGTTCATATTCTGGTCCTGGTTATGCAGATGGTGCTGATTTGTATGACCCTGATCAACCCCTGTGGAATAATAACTGTCCCGAAACCTCAAATGCCCTACTAGGCCTGCAATCACCCAGGAATGATGAAACTGAAACCTTGTCGAACGATGCTGATAATGAATTCCCAATTAGAAGCGTTGGGACAGCTTCCAGTTCACAGAGTACAAGCATGTCCGTGTGGGGTAGAATTGGTAGTTCAAAAAGTAGATTAGATGTGAAGGAGAAAATTGATCCTGTAATAAATTCTTCAGATTATATTGAGAGTGATACGAATGAAGGTAAGGAGGCATTAGTCAACATTCAAACACCACTGCGTCAAGGAAAGCGTATAATTGCAGAGGATGGCCCAAACACTATGGATTCATTACCCAAGACGCCTTTTGATTCCACTCGTAACATTCGGAGGCCATCTCAAAAAGCACTGCGTACTCTATTTGTCTATGGCATCCCtcagaaaaacaacaaaagggAGGCTCTTCTTTCTCATTTTCAAAAATTTGGAGAGGTCATTGACATCTATATTCCATCAAATAGTGAACGAGCTTTTATCCAGTTTTCAAGGAGGGAAGAGGCTGAAGCTGCTTTAACGGCACCTGATGCTGTAATGGGTAACCGATTTATCAGGTTGTGGTGGGCTAATCGTGATAGGATTCCTGATGAGGGGACAGGCACTCCCAGTATTTTTTCTGGAACTCCCCATGGTGTAACAACTGGTTCAGTGCCACCCCATTCATCTGGTGCTAGCATTAGCAAGGATAATCTTCAATCTGCTGCTCCAAAGGATAGTATTGTCCATGCATCTGATGCTTCTCTACCTGCCATTAATAACTCCAAGCCTATCACCTCAAATGGTCCCAAGGCCCCACCTCTGCAGAAAAAGCTAGATAGTTTAGAGCAGTTGAAGGAGGAACTTCGCAAGAAGCAGGAAATGCTGGCCCAGAAAAGGAATGACTTTCGTCGTCAGTTGGACAAGCTTGAGAAACAA GCTACTGGACCCAAGGGTGAGACAGACACAGAGCAAGCTGCTAAGAGACCCAAAGTGGGAACAACAACCGAAGCTGGTAAAGCTGTGACTCCAAGCTCCTCAAATCCTGCTCCTGCGGATGCAATGCATGCTGAAATGACTGATAAGAACAAATCAGGGGAGAGCATTGTGTCCTGTAGTCCAAAACCCAGTACACCTGTGGTGCTGCAGCAATCTCCTAGCTTGAAGCTGCAGACTATACGTCCATTGGGACCACTGGGTTTACCTTCTCCTTTGAATAGATATAAATTAGACAACCGTCCTACTGGTTTTAAAATTCTTCCTCCTTTACCAGCTGGATTTGCAAAT GTTGCTATTATGAAGGAACACTTTTCACCCTATGGTGATCTTTCTAATGCGGAATTCGAAGATTTGGAATCCCGTGAAGGTGATAGTGAGttggaaaaatcaaaagatTGCCCAGCTCGTATAACTTTCACAACACGCCGCTCAGCAGAGAGGGCATTTCTCAATGGTAAATGCTGGGAAGGACACGATCTGAAATTTATGTGGCTGACATCTAGTACCGGCAATGACCGCAGTGGTAGAGAAAACTCTCCATCTACCACTCCTAAGGGGCCATTACTAGCTGATGCTCAGCCTGCAGATAAAGAAGCATGCATTGATTCCCAGGAAGCTGCTGCATCAAGAAATGGACCAGAACATTCTGAACAAATAAGTGGCGTTGAGGACATGGAATCGGATGAACATGCCGAGCCTAGTCCAAGGTCAACATCAGGCGACAAAGAGTCATCTCAGGGCGATGCATTGTAA
- the LOC137738995 gene encoding protein RST1 has translation MDWYTPLLEKTRVPQPSLQKYAVISIFSKLRSAPKYVDSDSEPGREAISQCLRSTSPAVVDQSVRELCSLVTDSKIDISRGFLELQSALEGSAPKFVDLFVKGLGFLVRLGFQRSNGKQSFITAETHPFVKVLSCRSDAESELVQQVLLFVAKNKQLGMVEICDFLRPFLNYSILRIPFSETSALFARHLISSTASLCCSIPLEALPVLKMLTDCLVLVPHNNSEDFRNFIYFVECMVDAYTVVLRNLAGTGSLIAEAHYCGLELLEKILLISSAGHMHSGLIEPVVEMSKNLLIAQKDIGLPYVPKLSSTMLTLFIILIQAELEHEQLSTLKLLHLLLKWKYGDEDVVHRTSCAPSEELLFIFPVISLLSSPSKYIKGAATDVLVVLQKLLVTVMIAPKDKPAEEAGYPSLSTPGSIVFRILQRLWFQDPALSSVFLSFASSGRTDGKEIYDVSRSWTSQLQEYTLWIVNRRKSSLPLSQSQERFVTGMPLLLCAVAGVLVMHQLLGSTALDSLTAIATMDPKVGPQLLLAILFYNNIFTRKDISCYGMLPKLLTMLPALASHSMMIPLVVQTILPMLQKDAKPTLYATAIRLLCQTWETNDRAFGSLQGVLLPKEFAELKSERDTCISMAASIRDVCRKNPDRGVDLILSVSACIENKDPIIQALGFQSLAHLCEADVIDFYTAWDIIAKHILDYHAHSVLAHSVCLLLRWGAMDAEAHPEVSKNVLQILWSVSLSAHSGLESQWEKARASSLEALAQYEISHIEQNIQDFKNRSMELLFSEANITVLKALEELQVKIITYEHLTRRRLVKEKRVLGSKIEKLLDVFPQVIFSSGKKSDARELPGAALLCLSFTPKDVDTVGTSRGFRDTHAGYEEALVKLASSIQLSRNIFVALISLQSWKSFVRRWLRADISSFDTKVSAVVLDKTAKAASDILKSMIKAAEEAIPRSAENIALAVGALCAVLPPSVHTVKSAASKFLLKWLVQPEHEHRRWSAAISLGLISSCLHVTDHKQKFENITGLVEVMCRSNSTLVRGACGVALGFSCQDLITRVDAADKSDVDKETGKMSETDLLGMIVKALSLMIGQLTQLQSDVLESLSEYFPPSTFGIDVNVTSELSHENSDDFLEDIWGVAGLVLGLASSVGAMYRAGAHDAVLKIKGLIVSWIPHMNTLVQGSGSCSRGSEIVLSVGSCLALPIVVELCQRVELMDDNEVHHLVNGYKQLISELVSVKKSGTFYQSLLMSSCVGAGNLLACALNGGLHFIEVEHVKGLLELFKKCYSNPYPPLVHLGGMLGLVNAMGAGAGVLFDMQPPTSVQTAYDHKESCYLMGPLLSSPTCEQYLTSLMQDLFLVAQSSDDHQLQQYAAWAVSFLRNHLFSKKVVNVDNSLNTDAGGSKSVSQSFADDSSVLKLSSWLMLLTSSGIGNAPHVCTVATVIRCLSQAPRLPTLDWGAIIRRCMRYEAQVAELFPIDLSLEKGSLREECVKFSLVHANKFDPLLSFLDELSDLPRFRTLELKLQSCLLDHLVDLIKVFSGSRLEKVFDDVCSYFSSVTSYQSYDTNETSLLRISCWKGIYRCLDEASLDSLEYISHIEKCMEVLFSLMPMTQLADTVGVGQWHSVEWLEAVRCFGKARKSWLLKFLQVTQEDLQQRDGQIIEVLKKIQTKAKLVRVGSIPLTELGRLKPWILNTQSNGIWDVLVEVVAALQHADGSVKRQWLVDAVEISCVSSYPSTALQFLGLLSGSWSKYMPLLILDQRAVLSDLPVTLSSLLSDSSWEGVVELAVPSLFASTERIYNWATHIMRGEDIPPDMQTIDKSESSMAVFLSRVMHGTCVSLKDYLPLEKQLKLANMAVA, from the exons GCAGTTGGGAATGGTGGAAATATGTGACTTCTTAAGACCGTTTTTGAATTATTCAATCTTAAGGATACCTTTTTCAGAGACTTCGGCGTTGTTTGCAAGGCATCTAATATCGTCAACGGCCTCTCTTTGTTGCTCAATTCCTCTTGAGGCACTGCCTGTCTTGAAAATGCTGACAGACTGTCTCGTACTTGTTCCACACAATAATTCAGAA GATTTtaggaatttcatatattttgtggAATGTATGGTTGATGCATATACAGTGGTTCTGAGGAATTTGGCTGGAACTGGATCG CTGATCGCTGAGGCTCATTACTGTGGTTTGGAACTGCTTGAGAaaattcttttaatttcttcagCTGGCCACATGCACTCTGGTTTGATTGAGCCCGTAGTTGAAATGTCCAAGAACTTATTGATTGCCCAGAAAGATATTGGGCTGCCTTATGTGCCTAAATTATCATCAACTATGCTTACGCTGTTTATTATCCTCATTCAGGCAGAGCTTGAGCATGAACAACTTTCTACATTGAAACTTCTCCACCTTCTCTTGAAGTGGAAGTATGGGGACG AAGATGTTGTTCACAGAACTTCATGTGCTCCGAGCGAGGAGCTTTTATTCATATTCCCTGTCATTAGCCTACTGTCCTCTCCTTCTAAATACATCAAAGGAGCAGCAACAGATGTGCTTGTCGTGTTACAAAAGCTCTTAGTAACAGTTATGATAGCACCAAAGGATAAACCAGCAGAAGAAGCAGGATATCCATCTCTTAGCACACCTGGATCTATTGTTTTTAGAATCTTACAGCGTCTATGGTTTCAG GATCCTGCACTGTCGAGTGTCTTCTTAAGTTTTGCTTCTAGTGGTAGAACTGATGGCAAAGAGATTTATGATGTATCAAGATCTTGGACATCTCAATTACAAGAGTACACTTTATGGATTGTTAACAGACGAAAGTCCTCCCTACCTCTCTCCCAGTCTCAAGAGAGATTCGTTACTG GAATGCCCTTGTTACTCTGTGCGGTTGCTGGTGTTTTAGTGATGCATCAGTTACTTGGGAGTACTGCTTTAGATTCGTTGACTGCCATTGCTACTATGGATCCTAAAGTGGGACCTCAACTTTTGCTGGCTATCCTATTCTACAATAACATATTCACTAGAAAAGATATAAGTTGCTATGGTATGTTG CCCAAACTTTTGACAATGCTTCCAGCACTTGCTTCACATTCTATGATGATTCCACTTGTTGTTCAGACTATCTTGCCAATGCTTCAGAAGGATGCTAAACC AACTTTGTATGCGACAGCCATTCGTTTACTTTGCCAGACTTGGGAGACCAATGACCGTGCCTTTGGGAGTTTGCAG GGAGTGTTGCTTCCAAAGGAGTTCGCTGAATTAAAGTCTGAGAGAGATACATGCATCAGTATGGCCGCATCAATACGTGATGTTTGCAGAAAAAATCCTGATAGGGGTGTGGACCTCATCCTGTCTGTTTCG GCTTGCATTGAGAACAAAGATCCTATAATTCAAGCTCTTGGTTTTCAAAGTCTTGCCCACCTTTGTGAAGCTGACGTAATTG ATTTTTATACAGCTTGGGACATCATCGCAAAGCACATTCTGGATTACCATGCACACTCAGTTCTTGCTCATAG CGTTTGCCTTCTTCTAAGGTGGGGTGCAATGGATGCTGAAGCACATCCTGAAGTCTCAAAGAATGTCTTGCAAATCCTGTGGAGTGTTAGCTTGTCTGCTCACTCTGGTCTGGAGTCACAATGGGAAAAGGCAAGGGCCTCTTCCTTAGAGGCGTTAGCACAATATGAG ATATCACATATTGAACAAAACATTCAAGATTTCAAGAACAGGAGTATGGAGCTGCTTTTCTCTGAAGCAAATATTACTGTGCTCAAGGCCTTGGAAGAACTTCAAGTCAAGATCATAACTTACGAGCACCT TACAAGGCGAAGATTAGTTAAGGAGAAAAGAGTTTTAGGAAGTAAGATCGAGAAGCTACTGGATGTGTTTCCACAGGTGATCTTTTCTTCAG GAAAAAAAAGTGACGCTAGAGAGCTACCTGGTGCAGCCCTGCTATGTCTTTCCTTTACTCCTAAAGATGTAGACACCGTAGGGACATCAAGG GGATTCCGAGATACACATGCTGGATATGAGGAGGCATTGGTGAAACTAGCTTCATCCATTCAGCTTTcaagaaatatttttgttgcCCTTATTTCACTGCAATCTTGGAAGTCCTTTGTGCGGCGTTGGTTGAGGGCAGACATCTCATCCTTTGACACTAAAGTCTCCGCTGTTGTCTTGGATAAAACTGCTAAAGCTGCTAGTGACATTCTGAAG AGTATGATAAAAGCAGCAGAAGAGGCTATTCCTAGATCTGCTGAAAACATTGCACTGGCTGTTGGGGCACTTTGTGCG GTCTTGCCTCCATCTGTTCATACTGTTAAATCAGCTGCCTCAAAATTTCTGTTGAAGTGGTTGGTCCAGCCTGAACATGAACACCGCAGATGGTCTGCTGCAATATCTCTTGGTTTGATCTCAAGTTGCCTACATGTAACTGATCATAAGCAAAAGTTTGAGAATATCACTGGACTTGTCGAG GTTATGTGTAGAAGCAATAGCACCCTCGTCAGAGGAGCTTGTGGGGTTGCCTTGGGTTTTTCTTGCCAAGATCTTATTACCAGGGTTGATGCTGCTGATAAATCTGACGTGGACAAAGAAACAGGCAAGATGTCAGAAACAGACTTGCTTGGTATGATAGTTAAGGCGTTGTCACTGATGATAGGTCAGCTCACTCAGTTACAATCTGATGTTTTGGAAAGTCTGTCTGAATATTTCCCACCTAGCACATTTGGTATAGATGTGAATGTAACTTCTGAACTGTCACATGAGAATTCTGATGACTTTCTCGAAGATATCTGGGGTGTTGCTGGGCTTGTTCTTGGTTTGGCGAGTTCTGTAGGTGCAATGTACAGGGCTGGGGCACATGATGCTGTTCTCAAGATAAAGGGCTTAATAGTTTCATGGATTCCACATATGAATACTCTGGTTCAAGGGTCTGGGTCTTGCTCTCGGGGTTCTGAGATAGTCTTATCAGTAGGGTCCTGTCTTGCACTTCCGATTGTAGTGGAGTTATGCCAAAGAGTAGAACTGATGGATGATAATGAAGTGCATCATTTAGTGAATGGCTATAAGCAGCTCATTTCTGAATTAGTGTCTGTCAAAAAATCTGGGACCTTCTATCAAAGCCTACTGATGTCATCTTGCGTAGGAGCCGGAAACCTCCTGGCCTGCGCACTAAACGGAGGGTTGCACTTTATTGAAGTTGAACATGTAAAAGGTCTACTGGAATTGTTCAAAAAATGCTATTCGAATCCTTATCCTCCTTTAGTCCATTTGGGTGGGATGCTTGGACTTGTTAATGCTATGGGAGCAGGTGCTGGGGTCCTGTTTGACATGCAGCCTCCAACCTCAGTGCAGACAGCTTATGACCACAAG GAATCTTGCTATCTCATGGGTCCTCTACTTTCAAGTCCTACTTGTGAGCAGTATTTGACATCGTTGATGCAGGATTTATTTCTTGTTGCACAGAGTTCTGATGACCATCAATTGCAACAATATGCTGCATGGGCAGTTTCGTTTCTTCGAAACCATTTGTTCTCCAAGAAAGTTGTCAATGTTGACAATAGTCTCAATACTGATGCAGGTGGTTCAAAATCTGTTTCCCAAAGTTTTGCAGATGACAGTTCAGTTTTGAAACTTTCTTCATGGCTGATGCTTCTCACTTCTAGCGGG ATAGGTAATGCTCCTCATGTTTGCACGGTAGCAACTGTGATAAGGTGCCTTTCACAAGCCCCTAGGCTGCCAACCTTGGATTGGGGTGCTATCATCAGACGCTGCATGAGATACGAGGCTCAGGTTGCTGAGTTGTTTCCAATAGACTTATCTCTTGAAAAGGGATCCCTTAGGGAGGAATGTGTAAAGTTCTCATTGGTTCATGCAAATAAGTTCGATCCACTTCTAAGTTTCCTTGATGAGCTGTCTGACTTGCCCAGATTCAGAACACTTGAGTTAAAGCTGCAATCTTGTCTTCTCGATCATCTTGTAGATCTCATCAAAGTATTCTCAGGTTCCAGGCTTGAGAAAGTGTTTGATGATGTCTGTAGCTACTTCTCTTCGGTTACTTCATATCAATCATATGACACCAATGAGACAAGCTTATTACGGATTTCATGCTGGAAGGGTATCTATCGGTGTTTAGATGAGGCTTCTCTTGATTCTCTAGAGTACATATCCCACATAGAGAAGTGCATGGAGGTGCTCTTTTCCTTGATGCCTATGACGCAGTTGGCTGACACAGTAGGAGTAGGTCAGTGGCATTCTGTAGAGTGGTTGGAAGCAGTCAGATGCTTTGGCAAGGCTCGGAAAAGTTGGTTGTTGAAGTTCCTGCAG GTTACCCAGGAGGACTTGCAGCAAAGAGATGGACAGATTATTGAAGTTCTGAAAAAGATTCAAACCAAAGCTAAGCTCGTTAGAGTTGGCTCCATCCCACTGACTGAGCTGGGAAGGCTAAAGCCTTGGATATTGAACACTCAATCAAATG GTATATGGGATGTGCTCGTTGAAGTTGTAGCAGCTTTGCAACATGCAGATGGAAGTGTCAAAAGACAGTGGCTTGTTGATGCAGTTGAAATCAGCTGTGTATCGAGTTATCCATCCACG GCGCTACAATTTCTTGGGTTGCTGTCCGGTAGCTGGAGCAAATATATGCCGCTTCTGATTCTGGACCAACGTGCTGTGCTGAGTGATTTACCAGTCACTCTTTCCTCCCTTCTTTCAGACTCTAGTTGGGAAGGAGTTGTAGAACTCGCCGTCCCTTCCCTTTTTGCATCGACAGAACGCATTTACAATTGGGCTACACATATCATGCGCGGTGAGGATATCCCGCCTGACATGCAAACTATTGACAAAAGTGAGAGTTCCATGGCTGTTTTCCTATCAAGAGTGATGCATGGTACCTGTGTATCTTTGAAGGATTACCTGCCTCTCGAGAAGCAACTTAAGCTTGCAAATATGGCGGTTGCTTGA